From a region of the Sinorhizobium sp. B11 genome:
- a CDS encoding pyridoxamine 5'-phosphate oxidase family protein: MASFSEAREQPARQLWDQINDIHAGMLGLSGVDMHMQPMAPNVDPTTNTIWFYTKTDAELVRMIKPGSRAHFCVIGKNHDYHACLSGVIDVRPDPAKIEEFWNSVVAAWYEGGKKDPKLTMLSMHVDDAEIWVSTGSKLKFGWEIAKANFDEEKMPDVGIKRHLQFA; this comes from the coding sequence ATGGCAAGCTTCAGCGAAGCCCGTGAACAACCGGCACGTCAGCTCTGGGATCAGATCAACGACATCCACGCCGGCATGCTCGGCCTTTCAGGCGTCGACATGCACATGCAGCCGATGGCACCCAACGTTGATCCGACCACCAATACGATCTGGTTTTATACCAAGACGGATGCCGAACTGGTGCGGATGATCAAACCGGGCAGCCGCGCGCATTTCTGCGTCATCGGCAAGAACCACGATTATCATGCCTGCCTGTCGGGTGTTATCGACGTGCGTCCCGATCCTGCGAAAATCGAGGAATTCTGGAACTCCGTCGTGGCCGCCTGGTATGAAGGGGGCAAGAAGGATCCGAAGCTGACGATGCTGTCCATGCATGTCGATGATGCCGAGATCTGGGTTTCGACTGGCAGCAAGCTGAAATTCGGCTGGGAAATTGCCAAGGCCAATTTCGACGAGGAGAAGATGCCTGACGTCGGCATCAAGCGGCATCTGCAATTTGCGTGA
- a CDS encoding LLM class flavin-dependent oxidoreductase: MVPFSILDLSPVADGTTIGQSFAASKRMAQKAEDFGYTRFWMAEHHGMPGVASAATSVILGQIGAVTKTIRIGSGGVMLPNHAPLVIAEQFGTLEALFPGRVDLGLGRAPGTDMRTAQALRRNLDAGANSFPNDVVELQQLLGTPIENQAILAVPGNDSHIPIWLLGSSLYSAQLAAMLGLPFAFASHFAPDMLLDAIAIYRDRFQPSSELDKPYVMVGVMGAVSETDEEARYHFTSAQQQFVNLRRNVRGPFPRPVKDMDAFWSPMEKMNVEHTLRYAVVGSPATAEAQLNEFLKETQADEVIISMPIHDVEARLKSVELFAGLGNFMRAAA, translated from the coding sequence ATGGTTCCCTTTTCCATTCTCGATCTTTCCCCCGTGGCAGACGGCACGACCATCGGCCAATCCTTTGCGGCGTCGAAGCGCATGGCACAGAAGGCGGAGGACTTCGGCTATACGCGTTTCTGGATGGCCGAACATCACGGCATGCCCGGCGTCGCGAGTGCTGCAACCTCGGTCATTCTCGGGCAGATCGGTGCTGTGACGAAGACCATCCGCATCGGTTCAGGCGGCGTCATGCTGCCGAACCATGCGCCGCTCGTCATTGCCGAACAGTTCGGTACGCTGGAAGCCTTGTTTCCCGGCCGCGTTGATCTCGGCCTCGGCCGCGCGCCGGGAACGGACATGCGCACGGCGCAGGCGCTGCGGCGCAACCTCGACGCCGGTGCAAACAGTTTTCCCAACGATGTCGTGGAGCTACAGCAGCTTCTCGGTACACCGATCGAAAACCAGGCGATCCTTGCCGTGCCTGGCAACGATTCACACATCCCGATCTGGCTGCTCGGCTCCAGCCTCTACAGCGCCCAGCTCGCGGCCATGCTAGGCCTCCCTTTCGCCTTTGCTTCGCATTTTGCGCCTGACATGCTTCTTGATGCCATCGCGATCTATCGCGACCGGTTCCAGCCCTCGTCGGAACTCGACAAGCCCTATGTGATGGTCGGCGTCATGGGCGCTGTTTCCGAGACGGACGAGGAAGCGCGGTACCACTTCACCTCTGCGCAGCAGCAATTCGTCAATCTCAGGCGCAATGTGCGTGGTCCTTTCCCGCGGCCGGTCAAAGACATGGACGCCTTCTGGTCGCCGATGGAAAAGATGAATGTAGAACACACATTGCGCTACGCCGTCGTCGGCTCGCCAGCCACGGCAGAGGCCCAGCTCAATGAATTCCTCAAGGAAACGCAAGCAGATGAGGTCATCATCTCCATGCCGATCCATGATGTCGAGGCGCGTTTGAAATCGGTGGAGCTCTTTGCCGGGCTCGGCAATTTCATGCGGGCCGCAGCCTAG
- a CDS encoding YebC/PmpR family DNA-binding transcriptional regulator: MAGHSQFKNIMHRKGRQDSVRSKMFSKLAREITVAAKAGLPDPTMNARLRLAIQNAKAQSMPKDNIDRAIKKASGADTENYDEVRYEGYGPGGTAIIVEALTDNRNRTASNVRSVFTKAGGALGETGSVSFSFDHVGEITYKLSAGDADKVMEAAIEAGADDVETDEDGHYITTGFEALGEVAKALEASLGEAETVKAIWRAQNNVPVDEERAQSLLKLIDSLEDDDDVQNVYSNFEVSEEVLAKLSA, translated from the coding sequence ATGGCTGGCCATTCACAGTTTAAAAACATCATGCACCGCAAGGGCCGTCAGGATTCCGTGCGGTCGAAAATGTTCTCCAAGCTCGCGCGCGAAATCACCGTTGCCGCCAAGGCCGGCCTGCCCGACCCGACAATGAACGCCCGCCTGCGCCTGGCGATCCAGAACGCCAAGGCCCAGTCGATGCCGAAGGACAATATTGATCGCGCCATCAAGAAGGCATCCGGCGCCGATACCGAGAACTATGACGAAGTCCGTTATGAGGGCTACGGCCCGGGCGGCACGGCGATCATCGTCGAGGCACTGACCGACAACCGCAACCGCACCGCCTCCAACGTTCGCTCGGTCTTCACCAAGGCCGGCGGCGCACTCGGCGAAACCGGGTCGGTTTCCTTCTCCTTCGATCATGTCGGCGAGATCACTTACAAGCTGTCCGCCGGCGATGCCGACAAGGTGATGGAAGCCGCAATCGAAGCCGGCGCCGACGATGTCGAGACGGACGAGGACGGCCATTACATCACGACCGGCTTCGAAGCCCTCGGCGAAGTCGCCAAGGCGCTCGAAGCCTCGCTCGGTGAAGCCGAGACTGTAAAGGCCATCTGGCGCGCCCAGAACAATGTGCCGGTCGATGAAGAAAGGGCCCAGTCACTGCTGAAGCTCATTGACTCGCTGGAAGATGACGATGACGTGCAGAATGTCTACTCGAACTTCGAAGTCTCGGAAGAAGTTCTGGCCAAGCTCTCAGCTTAA